A DNA window from Shewanella baltica contains the following coding sequences:
- a CDS encoding DUF494 family protein yields the protein MFDILMYLFENYVHSEVELLVDEDELTKELTRAGFHQSEILKALTWLERLAELQEGDKPYLCNHDQHSFRIYTKDEMDKLDVESRGFLLFLEQVKVLNVETREMVIDRVMELDEPTLILEDLKWVILMVLFNAPGHESAYEQMEDLIFEQPEGRLHS from the coding sequence ATGTTTGATATCCTCATGTATCTATTTGAAAACTATGTTCACAGTGAAGTTGAACTACTAGTTGATGAAGACGAGTTAACCAAGGAACTCACTCGTGCCGGATTTCATCAATCCGAGATTTTAAAAGCGTTAACTTGGTTAGAGCGCTTAGCAGAATTACAAGAAGGTGATAAACCTTATCTTTGTAATCACGATCAGCATTCGTTTCGTATCTATACAAAGGACGAAATGGACAAGCTGGATGTGGAATCCCGCGGTTTCTTGCTGTTTTTAGAGCAAGTTAAAGTGCTGAATGTCGAAACCCGTGAAATGGTGATCGATAGAGTCATGGAGTTGGATGAGCCAACCCTGATTTTAGAAGATCTCAAATGGGTTATCTTAATGGTGTTGTTTAACGCTCCTGGTCATGAGTCCGCTTATGAGCAAATGGAAGATTTAATCTTCGAACAGCCAGAAGGCCGACTACATTCTTAA